A portion of the Phycisphaerales bacterium AB-hyl4 genome contains these proteins:
- a CDS encoding cytochrome c family protein, protein MPWHLLNNFTAALLALGLLMFIAVMGDYFLRGPHRLPIDPVWQLPDTDPQRGRDAIIAHGCGACHTIPGIRTADGRVGPQLADLRNQIYIAGHLPNTPDNLAHWLQAPRDIRPGTAMPNLGVTEQEARDIAAYLYTATIRTRAPEDTPGPDR, encoded by the coding sequence ATGCCCTGGCATTTACTGAACAACTTCACCGCCGCCCTGCTCGCCCTCGGCCTGCTGATGTTCATCGCCGTCATGGGCGACTACTTCCTTCGCGGCCCGCACCGCCTTCCCATCGACCCCGTCTGGCAGTTGCCCGACACCGATCCCCAGCGCGGCCGCGACGCCATCATCGCCCACGGCTGCGGCGCCTGCCACACCATCCCCGGCATCCGCACCGCCGACGGACGCGTCGGCCCCCAGCTTGCCGACCTCCGCAACCAGATCTACATCGCAGGCCATCTGCCCAACACACCCGACAACCTCGCCCACTGGCTCCAGGCCCCGCGCGACATCCGCCCAGGCACTGCCATGCCCAACCTCGGCGTCACCGAACAGGAAGCCCGCGACATCGCCGCCTACCTCTACACCGCCACCATCCGAACCCGCGCCCCCGAAGACACGCCCGGCCCCGACCGCTGA
- a CDS encoding cytochrome c oxidase assembly protein, translating to MPHHAMLMPTLAHVVGDEPHDGHWWTAWNIDPVIIPVLLLLSTLYTVGLINMWRRAGTGHGVSRLQATAFAFAILSLVVALISPVDVLAIELSWVHMIQHMIIMMIAAPLFVIAAPTRVMLFAFTTVGRVRLGAMFRMPGPYLLWQPLLTWALYAFTLWIWHIPTLYEAALRNELVHDAQHLAFFIASCLFWRVLLDPLSRLRLNLGLGVLYLFTSSLHSSALGVFLALSPRVWYPHYETTTAAWNLTALEDQQLAGLVMWMPACTLYAAAAALMFYFWMRQLQHPLPAVAPIPNQKLETGN from the coding sequence ATGCCACACCACGCCATGCTCATGCCCACACTCGCCCACGTCGTCGGCGACGAACCACACGACGGCCATTGGTGGACCGCGTGGAACATCGACCCCGTCATCATCCCCGTCCTCCTGCTGTTGAGCACCCTCTACACCGTCGGCCTCATCAACATGTGGCGACGCGCCGGCACCGGCCACGGCGTCTCACGCCTGCAAGCCACCGCCTTCGCCTTCGCCATCCTCTCGCTCGTCGTCGCCCTGATCTCGCCGGTCGACGTGCTCGCGATCGAGTTGTCCTGGGTCCACATGATTCAGCACATGATCATCATGATGATCGCCGCGCCGCTGTTCGTCATCGCAGCGCCCACCCGCGTCATGCTCTTCGCCTTCACAACCGTCGGCCGCGTTCGACTCGGCGCGATGTTCCGCATGCCAGGCCCCTACCTGCTCTGGCAGCCGCTGCTCACCTGGGCGCTCTACGCATTCACGCTCTGGATCTGGCACATCCCCACCCTCTACGAAGCCGCGCTGCGCAACGAGCTCGTCCACGATGCGCAGCACCTCGCCTTCTTCATCGCCTCATGCCTGTTCTGGCGCGTCCTGCTCGACCCGCTCAGCCGACTCCGTCTCAACCTCGGCCTCGGCGTGCTATACCTGTTCACCAGCTCGCTGCACTCCAGCGCGCTGGGCGTGTTCCTCGCGCTGTCGCCGCGCGTCTGGTATCCGCATTACGAAACCACCACCGCCGCCTGGAACCTCACCGCGTTGGAAGACCAGCAGCTCGCCGGCCTGGTGATGTGGATGCCCGCCTGCACCCTTTACGCCGCCGCCGCCGCGCTGATGTTCTACTTCTGGATGCGCCAACTTCAACACCCCCTACCCGCCGTCGCCCCCATTCCAAACCAGAAACTAGAAACTGGAAACTAG
- the ctaD gene encoding cytochrome c oxidase subunit I: MLDHADNFAAFQRTWASPRSFPRALAEVNNQPLGKRFMLTAFIFFLLGGVLALLMRIQLAVPDNDFLGPQVYNQLFTMHGSTMMYLFAVPFLEGLAIYLLPLMVGSRDMVFPRLTAFSYWVYLFGGIIFYASFVTGHVPDAGWFAYTPLSGPEYAGIRQDYWLLGLAMVEIAGIATAIEIVVTILKCRAPGMTLARMPLFAWAMLIVGLMIIFAFTTLLMATVLLELDRAFGTHFFNPSLGGHTLLWQHLFWFFGHPEVYIMFLPATGIISMVAAAAAGRLVGYTLITVAILVTGFMSFGLWVHHMYTTGLPELAMHFFAAASLMIATASGVQVFAWIATLWGTRPRLTTPVLYLLGFLFLFVLGGFTGVMIAVVPFDWQVHDTYFLVAHFHYVLIGGVVFPVFAGLHFWLPKITGRMLGERLGALSFWLSFVGFNATFFPMHILGFFGLPRRVYTYPELIDPEGQNLFVSAGAFVFAAGTLVFLINFALSLRWGDKAADNPWGSDTLEWSLPSPPPVYAFERPAIVHGRHPLWGGQRRGGTAPDPQPDTPALQASHRAADALHARPTTWRATLITDALHARPQAIQWLPGLTYKPLLASLGLLVAMVATLYQYYLVLPLGLAYSLLMVGSWLWPGERRLARVRDDDVGPDAGMTVFPSGSASPAWWGVVGLLAVLGMVFAVLVYAYYYLWLFSDAWPQHDLPRPGVLIPAIALIVLACSSVPVAWASRQLARGEWRPTFYGLIVAALPGTLFLAWQAYEIYSVPFLPQTNAYGSIFHVTHYALAITLATAIVLNIAMIARLHHDPQHHGHTQLQMQITAMLWHFTVVAAAVVFAVLYVSPWVL, encoded by the coding sequence ATGCTCGATCACGCTGACAACTTTGCCGCCTTTCAGCGCACGTGGGCCTCGCCCCGCAGCTTTCCCCGTGCGCTGGCAGAGGTGAACAACCAGCCGTTGGGCAAGCGGTTCATGCTCACCGCGTTCATCTTCTTCCTGCTCGGCGGCGTGCTCGCGCTGCTCATGCGCATTCAACTGGCCGTGCCTGACAACGACTTCCTCGGCCCGCAGGTGTACAACCAGCTTTTCACCATGCACGGCTCGACGATGATGTACCTCTTCGCCGTGCCGTTTCTCGAAGGCCTGGCGATCTATCTCCTGCCGCTCATGGTCGGCTCACGCGACATGGTCTTCCCCCGCCTCACCGCGTTCAGCTACTGGGTCTACCTCTTCGGCGGCATCATTTTCTACGCCAGCTTCGTCACCGGCCACGTCCCCGACGCCGGCTGGTTCGCCTACACCCCGCTCTCCGGCCCCGAGTACGCCGGCATCCGACAGGACTACTGGCTGCTGGGCCTGGCCATGGTCGAAATCGCCGGCATCGCCACCGCCATCGAAATCGTCGTCACCATTCTCAAATGTCGCGCGCCCGGCATGACCCTCGCCCGCATGCCCCTGTTCGCCTGGGCCATGCTCATCGTCGGCCTGATGATCATCTTCGCCTTCACCACGCTCCTCATGGCCACCGTCCTCCTCGAACTCGACCGCGCCTTCGGCACGCACTTTTTCAACCCTTCCCTCGGCGGCCACACCCTGCTCTGGCAACACCTGTTCTGGTTCTTCGGCCACCCCGAGGTCTACATCATGTTCCTCCCGGCCACCGGCATCATCTCCATGGTCGCCGCCGCCGCCGCCGGTCGACTCGTCGGCTACACGCTCATCACCGTCGCCATCCTCGTCACGGGCTTCATGAGCTTCGGCCTCTGGGTTCACCACATGTACACCACCGGCCTGCCCGAACTGGCCATGCACTTCTTCGCCGCCGCCAGCCTCATGATCGCCACCGCCAGCGGCGTCCAGGTCTTCGCCTGGATCGCCACACTCTGGGGCACGCGACCCCGCCTCACCACGCCCGTCCTCTATCTGCTCGGCTTCCTCTTCCTCTTCGTCCTCGGCGGATTCACAGGCGTCATGATCGCCGTCGTCCCCTTCGACTGGCAGGTGCACGACACGTACTTCCTCGTCGCACATTTCCACTACGTGCTCATCGGCGGCGTCGTCTTCCCCGTCTTCGCCGGCTTGCACTTCTGGCTGCCGAAAATCACTGGCCGAATGCTCGGCGAACGCCTTGGCGCACTTAGCTTCTGGCTCTCGTTCGTCGGCTTCAACGCCACCTTCTTCCCCATGCACATCCTCGGCTTCTTCGGCCTGCCCCGACGCGTCTATACCTACCCCGAACTCATCGACCCGGAAGGGCAAAACCTCTTCGTCAGCGCCGGTGCGTTCGTTTTCGCCGCCGGCACGCTCGTGTTCCTCATCAACTTCGCACTAAGCCTCCGCTGGGGCGACAAGGCGGCCGACAACCCCTGGGGCAGCGACACGCTCGAGTGGTCCCTCCCCTCGCCGCCGCCGGTATACGCCTTCGAGCGCCCCGCCATCGTGCACGGCCGACACCCGCTCTGGGGTGGCCAACGGCGCGGTGGCACCGCACCCGACCCGCAGCCGGACACCCCCGCCCTGCAAGCATCCCATCGCGCCGCCGATGCCCTGCACGCTCGCCCGACGACATGGCGGGCCACCCTCATCACCGACGCGCTCCACGCCCGCCCGCAGGCGATCCAATGGCTCCCCGGCCTGACGTACAAACCCCTGCTGGCATCGCTGGGCCTGCTCGTGGCGATGGTCGCGACGTTGTACCAGTATTACCTCGTGCTGCCGCTGGGGCTCGCCTATTCGCTGCTCATGGTCGGCTCGTGGCTCTGGCCCGGCGAACGTCGGCTGGCGCGCGTGCGCGATGATGACGTCGGGCCCGACGCGGGGATGACCGTGTTCCCATCGGGCAGCGCGAGCCCGGCATGGTGGGGCGTCGTCGGGCTGCTCGCCGTGCTCGGCATGGTGTTCGCCGTGCTGGTGTATGCCTACTACTACTTGTGGCTGTTCTCCGACGCGTGGCCGCAGCATGACTTGCCCCGGCCGGGCGTGCTGATCCCGGCAATCGCTCTGATCGTGCTCGCCTGCAGCAGCGTGCCGGTCGCGTGGGCGTCGCGACAGCTCGCCCGCGGTGAGTGGCGGCCGACGTTCTACGGCCTCATCGTCGCCGCCCTGCCGGGCACGCTCTTCCTCGCGTGGCAGGCCTACGAAATCTACAGCGTCCCCTTCCTCCCGCAGACCAATGCATACGGCTCGATCTTCCACGTCACCCACTACGCCCTCGCCATCACACTCGCCACCGCCATCGTGCTCAACATCGCCATGATCGCCCGCCTGCATCACGACCCGCAACACCACGGCCACACGCAGCTGCAAATGCAGATCACCGCCATGTTGTGGCACTTCACCGTCGTCGCCGCCGCTGTCGTGTTCGCCGTGCTCTACGTCTCCCCCTGGGTGCTCTGA
- the coxB gene encoding cytochrome c oxidase subunit II, with amino-acid sequence MPKRLANTIPHATSVLISLTLLPLLLLSLLLLLPGCAEERQQSALHPEGEPAQIIAGLWWFMFYLLGAVFIIVMGVAAWAVFRPRIEPGEGDADEPVGDRFIIVSGIALPSIVLVVLLVYSLTVTVSLRQPDSAVTIEVIGHLWWWEVRYPDHGIITANELHIPAGEPVHLKLSSADVVHSFWVPQLHGKMDMLPDHVNTFWIQAGRPGTYRGQCAEYCGEQHARMSFHVVALERDEFDQWLARRAQPAREPTTDVHRSGQRAFMEAGCNTCHAISGTEAHGRAGPDLTHMGSRPSIGAGQWPNNYANLAGWIANPQSLKPGNHMPRSYLDADELHEITTYLLSLE; translated from the coding sequence TTGCCAAAGCGACTCGCAAACACGATCCCACACGCGACATCGGTCCTCATCTCGTTGACGTTGTTGCCGCTGCTCTTGCTCTCGCTGTTGTTGTTGCTGCCAGGCTGTGCCGAAGAGCGGCAGCAGTCGGCGTTACATCCCGAAGGCGAGCCCGCACAGATCATCGCCGGCCTGTGGTGGTTCATGTTCTACCTGCTCGGGGCCGTGTTCATCATCGTCATGGGCGTCGCGGCGTGGGCGGTGTTTCGCCCGCGCATCGAGCCCGGCGAAGGCGACGCCGACGAACCCGTGGGCGATCGCTTCATCATCGTGTCCGGCATCGCCTTGCCGTCGATCGTGCTCGTCGTGTTGCTGGTGTATTCGCTGACGGTGACGGTCTCGCTTCGCCAGCCCGACTCGGCGGTGACGATCGAAGTCATCGGCCACCTCTGGTGGTGGGAAGTGCGCTACCCCGACCACGGCATCATCACCGCCAACGAACTGCACATCCCCGCCGGCGAGCCGGTGCATCTGAAGCTCAGTTCGGCCGACGTGGTGCACAGCTTCTGGGTGCCGCAACTGCATGGCAAGATGGACATGTTGCCCGACCATGTGAACACGTTCTGGATTCAGGCGGGCCGACCGGGCACGTACCGCGGGCAGTGCGCCGAGTACTGCGGCGAGCAGCATGCGCGGATGTCGTTTCACGTCGTGGCATTGGAGCGTGATGAGTTCGATCAATGGCTCGCCCGCCGCGCTCAGCCGGCGCGCGAGCCGACGACCGACGTGCATCGATCAGGCCAGCGGGCGTTCATGGAAGCCGGCTGCAACACCTGCCACGCCATCAGCGGCACGGAAGCGCACGGCCGCGCCGGGCCGGACCTGACGCACATGGGCAGTCGACCAAGCATTGGCGCGGGCCAGTGGCCCAACAACTACGCCAATCTTGCCGGCTGGATCGCCAACCCGCAGTCGCTCAAGCCGGGCAACCACATGCCGCGATCGTATCTCGACGCCGATGAGTTGCACGAAATCACCACGTATCTGTTGAGTCTGGAGTAA
- a CDS encoding cytochrome b N-terminal domain-containing protein has translation MFKQWGNWLSHRFGFDVVKRNVLDRRTPKGRWYYGDGATLTLLLGVQVATGAVLMLTYNPSVDSAYQSVRYITEQQLLGRFIRSLHYWSAGLMVVMLFFHLFRQLLLGGYKSPREGTWLLGVGLFVGVLVMAFTGYTLRWDERAIHSIMVPMHMVANVPLIGESLVVFIQGGPEVGPRTLTRLYAVHVFWTPLYLFTLVAGHLFLVIHHGVTTNAERREPVTSAEHQRKLYDAEKHDEREGEQFHPGTTFRSGLFATVVFLIVLGLAVFVGPPSLYPEANRELRSFPVEEWWFWWYSALIALLPGWLAPTFVVVFPLLLLAALVALPFVDRSPYRGIKRRPVMACVVVFSVIALVWLSALRVYSPWTGWPQPEPPAVPMGVTLPADAERGRQLFGQYGCNSCHAVAGDGPRIGPDLARIGRTYSRAEFANWILNPAEDVAMPSYEGRLDDEELEQIIDYLMNARTFPRR, from the coding sequence ATGTTCAAGCAGTGGGGAAACTGGCTGTCGCATCGCTTCGGGTTTGATGTGGTGAAGCGCAACGTGCTCGACCGCCGCACGCCCAAGGGCCGGTGGTACTACGGCGATGGCGCAACACTCACCCTGCTGCTCGGCGTGCAGGTCGCCACCGGCGCGGTGCTCATGCTTACCTACAACCCCTCGGTCGACAGCGCTTACCAGTCCGTCCGCTACATCACCGAACAGCAACTGCTCGGCCGATTCATCCGCAGCCTCCACTACTGGTCCGCCGGGCTGATGGTGGTGATGCTCTTCTTTCACCTGTTCCGACAACTGCTGTTAGGCGGCTACAAGTCGCCGCGCGAAGGCACCTGGCTGCTCGGCGTCGGCCTGTTCGTCGGCGTGCTGGTCATGGCGTTCACCGGCTATACGCTGCGCTGGGACGAGCGCGCCATCCATTCCATCATGGTCCCGATGCACATGGTCGCCAACGTCCCGCTCATCGGCGAGTCGCTGGTCGTGTTCATTCAGGGCGGGCCGGAGGTCGGGCCGCGAACCCTCACACGGCTATACGCGGTGCACGTGTTCTGGACACCGCTTTACCTGTTCACGCTCGTGGCCGGGCATCTGTTCCTGGTCATCCACCACGGCGTGACCACCAACGCCGAGCGGCGCGAGCCGGTCACGTCCGCCGAACATCAGCGCAAGCTCTACGACGCGGAAAAACACGACGAACGCGAAGGCGAACAGTTTCATCCCGGCACAACGTTTCGCTCGGGACTGTTCGCGACGGTGGTGTTCCTGATCGTGCTCGGGCTTGCCGTGTTCGTCGGCCCGCCATCGCTGTACCCGGAAGCGAACCGTGAGCTGCGGTCGTTTCCGGTGGAGGAGTGGTGGTTCTGGTGGTACAGCGCGCTGATTGCACTGCTGCCGGGCTGGTTGGCGCCGACGTTCGTGGTGGTATTTCCGTTGCTGCTGCTGGCGGCGTTGGTGGCGTTGCCGTTTGTGGATCGCAGTCCGTACCGGGGCATCAAGCGGCGGCCGGTGATGGCGTGCGTTGTGGTGTTCAGCGTGATTGCGCTGGTGTGGTTGAGTGCGTTGCGTGTGTATTCGCCTTGGACGGGTTGGCCGCAGCCCGAGCCGCCGGCCGTGCCCATGGGCGTCACGCTTCCCGCCGACGCAGAGCGTGGGCGACAGCTCTTCGGGCAGTACGGCTGCAACAGTTGCCACGCCGTCGCCGGCGACGGGCCACGCATCGGCCCCGACCTGGCACGCATCGGCCGAACCTACTCGCGCGCCGAATTCGCCAACTGGATCCTCAACCCGGCCGAAGACGTCGCGATGCCCTCCTATGAAGGCCGACTTGATGACGAAGAACTCGAACAGATCATCGACTATCTGATGAACGCACGGACATTCCCACGACGATAA
- a CDS encoding ubiquinol-cytochrome c reductase iron-sulfur subunit — translation MERRTLLRTLVYGMGLTVGGIVTLPAIISSAAPAIRYRPRPRWEPLGQLDRFPVGKVRQAVVNVSRDDWAEALRRKGVYVWRVDAQQTVVYSRNCTDLSCPITFDQGSEVFFCPCHGGIFAKDGQVMAGPPSRPLYRYDNRVRNGVLEINLASLPPMT, via the coding sequence ATGGAACGGCGAACGCTACTGCGAACCCTTGTCTACGGCATGGGCCTGACCGTCGGCGGCATCGTCACCCTGCCCGCCATCATCAGCAGCGCCGCCCCTGCCATCCGCTACCGCCCCCGGCCCCGCTGGGAGCCGCTGGGCCAACTCGACCGCTTTCCCGTCGGCAAGGTCAGGCAGGCAGTGGTCAACGTATCGCGCGATGACTGGGCCGAGGCGCTTCGTCGCAAGGGGGTGTACGTCTGGCGGGTCGATGCGCAGCAGACCGTCGTCTACTCGCGCAACTGCACCGACCTGAGCTGCCCGATCACGTTCGACCAGGGCAGCGAGGTGTTCTTCTGCCCCTGCCATGGCGGCATCTTCGCCAAAGATGGGCAGGTGATGGCCGGTCCGCCGAGTCGGCCGCTGTATCGCTACGACAACCGCGTCCGCAACGGCGTGCTGGAGATCAACCTCGCCTCGCTGCCGCCGATGACATAG